GAGACAATTTAATTAGAGGTGCAGCAGGAATAACAATTCTAACTCTCGAAGTCATGAAAGAGTTAGGATACGTATGAAAATAGACCTTCACGTTCACACTAAATATAGTGATGGAAAAGAAGAACCACAAACTATGATAAACTATGCAAAAAAGCAAGGCATAATAATAGCAATTACAGACCATGATACAAGTAAAGGAATCTCAAACGAAATAAAAAATCAAGTAATTCCAGGAGAAGAAGTAACTACACAATTTGGTCATGTTGTAATTTTATGTAATTTTCCTCCAAATCCTCCTAAAGAAATAAAATCATTAATAGATTATGCACATGAGAACTCTTGTCTAGTTTTCCCTTCTCATCCATTTGATATTTTTAGAAAAGGCATAGGAGAACATGTTTTTGAATATAAATTTGATGCTATAGAAATTTTTAATTCAAAAGCACCAAAAAACGCTAACGAGAAAGCATATCAGGCATCGAAAGATCTTAAACTCCCCGGTTTTGCTAATAGTGATTCACATGTGAAAGAAGCACTAGGTTCAGCTTATAATGAAATAGAATTAAACGAATTTGACATAGATGATATTCTAGAGATCTTGAGAAAAGGTGATGTAAATCCAGTAGGCAAAGGATTATCAATAATAGCTAAATTAAAGATTGCACAATGGTATATTGAGAGGAAAATTTGAGAAAAATACCTGCAGAATTATGCGTAAAGTGTAAGGGAAATAAACACTTATGTGGACTAACCACATGTCCAATTTTAGAGCGTTTTAGATCAACAATAGATGTAGTAAATAAAATATACAATAAAGATCTAATTCAAGGCTCAACTCCTCCAAGTATAGTTATAGGAGAAAAGAACTATCCAAACGTAAAATTACTTTTTAATATACCCCCAGAAATAAATGGGGAAGAAGCAAAAAAATTTGAAGATCCAAAAGGATGGTGGGGAAAAGCCTCAATCTATGAAATAATCAATTACCGTTCTGCTCTAATCTCTAATATTTTAGATGCAAAAATAAATGATCCGTGGAAATTATACGAAAAAGAAATATCTTTAAGTTCAGTATCTGAAAAACCAGTAGCATCAGAAGCTAAAATATCAGGATCTATCTTACCCAAGTTAAAATTCGATGGATACTTAGCTCCAAGAGGACCCACTGCACAAAGTGAAAAAATCCAAATTACTGAAAATCCTAAAATTACTGAAACATTAGATAAATTGATATTTGACGACATAAAAGCAGAAAAGGGGATAATAACTCTTTACGAAAATGGATATGACGTTTATAAAATAATAAATGCTATATCGCTTGGTCTATTAGGAATAAAAAAGGACAGAAAACTAGTTCCAACACGCTGGGCAATAACTGCAGTAGATTCTGCTATAGGTAAAAAGTTATTACAAAAAATAGCTACTTATAATGAAATAAATGATATTCTAGTTTTTTACCAGAAATATTTAGGTAACTATTTTCATGTAATTCTATATCCATCAAAATATAACGTAATCTGGATAGAAATATGGCATCCATTATCCTTATGGACCAATGAATTAGTTATTTCGGAATTGAAAGAAAATTTCTGGGGAGAATACAGTTTTATGGATGGAGGATATATGG
This genomic window from Acidianus manzaensis contains:
- a CDS encoding PHP-associated domain-containing protein; this translates as MKIDLHVHTKYSDGKEEPQTMINYAKKQGIIIAITDHDTSKGISNEIKNQVIPGEEVTTQFGHVVILCNFPPNPPKEIKSLIDYAHENSCLVFPSHPFDIFRKGIGEHVFEYKFDAIEIFNSKAPKNANEKAYQASKDLKLPGFANSDSHVKEALGSAYNEIELNEFDIDDILEILRKGDVNPVGKGLSIIAKLKIAQWYIERKI
- a CDS encoding Nre family DNA repair protein, which codes for MRKIPAELCVKCKGNKHLCGLTTCPILERFRSTIDVVNKIYNKDLIQGSTPPSIVIGEKNYPNVKLLFNIPPEINGEEAKKFEDPKGWWGKASIYEIINYRSALISNILDAKINDPWKLYEKEISLSSVSEKPVASEAKISGSILPKLKFDGYLAPRGPTAQSEKIQITENPKITETLDKLIFDDIKAEKGIITLYENGYDVYKIINAISLGLLGIKKDRKLVPTRWAITAVDSAIGKKLLQKIATYNEINDILVFYQKYLGNYFHVILYPSKYNVIWIEIWHPLSLWTNELVISELKENFWGEYSFMDGGYMAARFSTLEYLDKIKRQSGIIIIREITSEYFAPLGNWHIRETVKNAMENKIGKFDNLKEAISFVNSRLQAKINLAELKSIKLLFTQKNIEDFFSNNQGQNRHSSI